The region cgacagcctatgacatcaTTAAGGCGCAAACCATgatgtataaagggagcgcccgCGGAAGCAGTTAACATTTACTCgtctttgagggactgttcagcaggcagcccGAAGCATGGCAAGGAAACACAGAGCAAGGAAACacagtctcgttccctgttctcagggaactatggttacatacgtaacctgagatgttccctttaCAGTGGAGTTTGTTCGTAACACTTGAAGTCTCACTTGAAGTTAATAAAGCATACGAGGACTTCACTACTGTCCTTCAACAGACCAGAGCTATAATAGGCTAGGATTTCCCATACCGTGTATTATGTGGTAGAAGAGATTTTCATACCTGATTCAGAGACGAGAGTCTTATTATGGACCTAATCACAGATCTTTAATAACATAAAAGGATAATCAAAGAAGACCACAATTTAATGCAAAATGCAACAGCATAGTGAAGACCGTAACAAACCAAAAAGCAAACTATAACCAAGGAAacatacaaatataaaacacagaaaatttgaaaacaacaaaattgaATCAAATACAACTTAAGAGTACATTATGGTGTATAAATACAAGAAAGAGATGAAATCAGCAAGAACAATCTCCATCCATTTATATTATCATAAGGTGCTCAAATATGATCTTAGAATTATACAATGCACACATTGTAGGGGATTAACTAGTTACATATAACGACATTacataatttaattacaaaataaaatgttgctgTCTGATGCTTTTGGATGGTTCTATTGTTTATATTTGCAGCACACCACACTGCCAAAACCACATTGCAGCAGAAAACTTTAGGCTACAATCTGTCTAAGAGTTGGCATCATAACAAGTGATAAAAATACATCCCAGTGCTGGaaatttaaaaatcatttcatCCAGAAATCAGAAAAGTGTTCAAATATAACAGTTCAGTGCAAAATATGTTTGCCAACCAGTAAAATGCTATCAACATCTATTTTTTCAATCCAATGTTTAGCCTTAGAACAAAGTAAAAAGAGGTGCTAAAGTCTGATTTTGCGGTGGCTGTGCTTTAAAATTAGATTataataatcttatttcaagtGATGAAGGATTTTGAAAGTCAGACAGTTATCAGTGTTGAGTACTACTCTAAGGTTAACCCTGCCTGGTTTGAATGTTTGAAAATTATAAACAGTTGAAAATATTAATTagaattttttgttgttgttgttgtttaaaaaagtattcaaaaagtaatcaaatgtaatcaGTTTCATTACTTTAATAGATAATTTAAATAGTTACACtactaattacattttaaatagggTAACTTGTAATCTGTAACCGGTTACATTTCCCAGTGACCTTCCCAACACTGTGCACCAGGATATGATAGTCTCCTTGCAGTCAGAATGTGGACCTGAaatttgaataattattaatcaaCTAACTGAGTTTGACAGTTGAGTAATCAAAAGTGTATGAAACCTACCATCATTTATTAAGTATGGTCCtttctgccaaaaaaaaaaaaagaaaaaaaatattgacaaaCCACATTCATGTATAGGGATGACATACACAGATTAATCTCATTCTGAATTATTCTCAGTTCCACTGACCTGATTTCTTATTGTAGTAGTAAATGAGTCCAGCAGCTAATATGAAGATTCCCAGCACCAGACTACACACCCCAATACAGATTTTAATGATCTCAGAATCAGGAAGAGTTGGATCTATAGGGTATACTTGTGTGTCAAATTATGCTGTCCATAAACGTAATTCTAAAATGACAGTCAGTAATTATCTCCTCTTACCCCAGTCTTTGATGATGCGTTGAGCTGAGCTGACATGCTCCACCATACAGGAGATCTTCTCTCCAGGTTTTGAGATGTATGCCAGCTCAGAGTGAATCTGGTAGTACCAGTCACCATCAGCCATCTCCATAACTGAGGTCACATCTGAGGTCACTTGTTTACCATCTCTCAGCCAGGACACTTTGATGTGTGGAGGATAAAATTCATATGCGCTGCACATCAAGACAGCTGGATGGCTGCCACCAGCCGGTTTCACTAAACTGAGCTTAACCTTTGGTTTCACTGAATCAAGAAGAGCAACATCCTAAATACACAGTTTTCAAAGCATcagtttatgtgtgtgtaagtgGGTGGGGGTGTGGGAATGGGGTAATtagtttaattacatttttacatttaaaaatgctaGAGTTGAATGCTGCTTATTCATGgtgaaattaaaacatttttccatTAATAATTATGTTCTACTTACTAGCATATGCTTGAAAAAAAGCATAGTTGTTAAAAACAAGTGCTATACAtgtaacaaagtaaaaaaaaaaaaaaaatcacttaccTGCTTTATCACGGACAGCTGGATCCCTGGTTATAATATTAGCTCTGCATTCTGAATCAACATATGTTCTTGTTACTTGTAGTATGCTGCCATTGTTCCATTGCTCTGCAACACTTACTCCATACTCAGTAAACCCCACAAATCTCCCCACAGTGCTGTTGAACTGAATTatcagatatttattaaaataaaagttgctaaccatcaccatgtccctaaGATCAGGGAAGCTGTAGATGCATTTTGACCAACGGGCTGAATAATAATCATTATCTGAAAAAAGAATGTAGAGGCAGAAAAATCAGTTTTGATAATTATttcaacaataaaacaaagaataGAGTGCAAAATAGAGAACaggtaaataaatataataatttttattattgatgataatgcagtaattattgatatttaattatattacttCAGTTCCTCTCATTTTACTTACCACTGTCTGCTCCAAGAAATATGGCCTGTGTCAATATGAGATGACAACTCAAGTGCTTTAGCAGTGACATTTTTGTTCACACTGAATCCCTGCTGAATTCTGCAGTGCTTTTTTATGTTCATTGATGTCTAAGATAACTTTCAACCAGTTAGTGCAGGTATAAATGtcaggtgttgctaggcagcaTAATGATTTCACTTGTCAACAAACACTGTTCagttattaaccctctggagtctgaggctgatttggggcctggagaagttttgacatgccctgacatttgtgcttttttcagttgttcataaacatattaatgacaaaagtgtcattacactgtattcagcacaaactaggctaccataatatgtgaggaacatgtatgcatatgtttgtgtttttgaaggaataacgtttatgcgtggttattgaaaaaacaaacaaaattaagtcactgaaataaggccaaaaatatatattaaatctgtgtttacaagacttctgggtattggaggttgtaggctagagtttttgcttcagaattatgtaaaaattataatgcctacttgttcatataaaacaatatattgatttagtttttgtaagacactttttgtcaagaaacacagtatgcgtggaggtgtgaaacatcatgaataatgggtcatttacacctgagaagacaaaagaatcgcataaagaacctctaatggtgcagcataataatgaggccttcaggtaggctgtgaaaaaaaacttctgtaatcatgtctcagctcaatttaaaataatggtattctattatattctttaaccTGTAAAGCCACACTGGAACGGTGGCGCACCAGAGCGCTTTTTTTGGCACGAGTTGAATGTTTATGAATAGATTTAAAGTAAAAGTTTATCAAtaatcttgacaaactatatatcATTCTGAAGGTCAAAACCTCAAGCATCGATGACAGACCTCTTTTGttcaataaaatgtttataacgAACgcattttttgtatttatgcAAGTAATACACATCAGAACACACATAATCAAAAACGGAGTACATACCAGTAGTGTCGTAATAACGAGCCACACACGCATCCACTGTTAAAAGTTCCAGATTTAATGGAAAGGTGAGGGTCCACTGAGTAACATTCAATAAAGCATTTTTGTCCAAAGAAACAATAACGTTGTAATATCAATAGTTATTCCTTTGTTTACATCGCATTTCGTCGGGGTGAAGTATCATACTTGACTGTTatgcaataaaataatgcaCCAAAAAAGCCTCCCAGTAGCAGAAAGTTATACAGGTTTTGTAGCTTAGAGTCTAATGAACAAAATAAGACCACACacccacaaaaaaatataaagataGCCGATATCTACCTCAAAATATCCAAACATAGCAGTCAGTTTATTTGACGTCATGATGTGCATTtccttttgttttgtctttacaATGAAAGCCAATAAAATATCGAGACGAAATGACTGATAAGAAAATGTAGCCAATGAATACACGATTCCAATGATACCCGGGAAGTTCAAATTCCTTACATGGACGagatgctttatttatttgaatcgGACGTTCTCTGATCCGCTAGCTGCGACGTAGGCTGTGACTCATCACTTGTCATTTGACAGCTATAACAGCCtaaaggaagaagaaaaaagacgGTCTCTTTGCAACAGTGTTTTCGCGTCTCAGTGGAAGGAATCTGCAAATGGATCGTAAGAAGAAGTTTTTCTCTGCTGAAGATGTTTTGTTGGAGATAAATCGAAGCAGCGATGAGGAAAATATTGAGGAGGAGAGTGACAGCGACGAGTCTGATATGCTTGTGGAAGGAAAAGATGATCCTATTTTATATCGGTGAGTTGCTATATTTACacatgtaacacacacacacacacacatatatatatatatatatatatatatatatatatatatatatatatatatatatatatatatatatatatatatatatatatatgtgttagTGTAAACTGTAAAACCAACTGTAATAATATAAACTGTACTAAtattgtgtgtgtaatatatatatatatatatatatatatatatatatataatgtatttatatttatttgtgtgtgtgctacGGTAGTAATTCCTGTCTGTATCACCGGCCATCACATTGATTGTTGATTTGTATATACGGCCATTAGCTATGAATGCTGGCTAAATAACCAGCCATCAGTTTGATTGCTGATGGAATGGCTGGCAATTAGAGTGAATGCTGTCTTTATAACAGTGTGAATGGTGATTGAAAGGCTAGCCATACCAAAACTTTACAAAAGTAATTTACTTGACGCACAGAGCTAATTATCTTTCCTTTCCTTGCAATTCAACAGTCATCAAGTTGAATCATCAGATGAAGAGTGGCATCCAAGCACCAGCCAACCAGCAGAAAAGAGATGCAAGCTCTTAGATGTTTCAAGACCTGCACTTACTGTTTTAGACCTGAATCAACCAGCAAAAGGAAGAGGCAAAAAGACTGGTAGAAAAACACAGTCCTTACCCAATGTGTTCACAAGCACTACTAAAGAAAAGTGGAACTGTCCAACTGACGAGGACATTACACCCCCGCCTGCAGTCTTCAGACCTTTTAGAACACCAGGCCCACAGCTGATCCTCACAGCTTCATACACTGTGTTGCAGTTGTTCCAGCTCTTCTTATCCACTTCAATGCTGCAGACAATTGTGAAAAACACAAATGCCTATGGAGCGCTTCAACAAAAAGACCAAAAACAGTGGCAAGATATTTCTTTGAATGACTTGTATGCTTATCTGTCACTTGTAATATTCATGGGTCTGGTGAAAGTACCTTCACTGACTGATTACTGGAGGAAATCCAATATTTTCCACATACCCTTTCCTGCCCAAGTTATGTCTGCAAggaagttttttttcttcatctccTCTGCATTGCATCTCAGTGATCCCAAGGTGGATGcggaaaacaacaacaaaagaggAACAGCTGCCTATGACCGTCTCTGTAAGATAAAGCCAATGTATCAGGAACTGAGAGATGCATGTAAGAACTTTTTCCATCCTTTCCAGAACATTGCCATTGACGAGAGGATGGTAGCAACAAAAGCTAGGAATGGACTAAAGCAGTATATGAAGGCAAAGCCAACAAAGTGGGGGTATAAACTGTTCGTGCTTGCTGATTCACTTTGTGCGTACACATGGGACTTTTTTTATCTATGAGGGTAAATCACCTGCAGCACCCATCCCACAGAACAAAGGACTGAGTTATGAGTCCGTCATGGCACTTGGTTGATTGAGAAGATGTTGGGAACAGGCTACAAACTGTTTGTTGACAACTTCTACACTAGTCCAGCACTTTTTAGAGAtctcctgaaaaaaaaacatctgggCTTGCGGGACTATTCGGTCCAACAGGATAGGCTACCCTAAAACCACCATAAACAAGCTTCCCAAAAAAGCTCCTCGTGGCACACATCGTTGGCTGAGAGAAGGGGACTTGCTGTTTGTGGAATGGAAGGACACAAGGGAGGTCCAGATGTGCTCCACTATTCACACAGGCACCGGAAGGAATGTTGTTCAGAGGAAAGTAAAAGGTGGAAATGGACAATGGCAAACCTTGGATGTACCTGTTCCAGACTGTGTTGCAGAATATAACAGGTTAGTAGATTGGAACCGGTAATGTCAATTTTGCTCGTTTATATTTCATCTATATTGAATATCAAGTATATTTCTGAAAATTTTATTCTAAAATATGACCTATTTTTCTATTCAGGAGCATGGGTGGAGTAGATGTCTCGGATGCACTCATTGGCTACTACCACAGTCTCGCACAAAACAAGAAAGTGGTATCGTACCTTCTTTCTACCACTTTGTGGACATAGCCATTGTAAATGCTTTTCATACTCCATCGTCAAATGGCCTGCATGAAGAATCAGAAGCCACTGACACAGAAACAATTCAGAGAACACCTTGTTGAGGAACTTACTGTGTTGGTGCGTGCTGATGTTCCATCTTCTCCATCCTTTGAAGATGAGAATCGCCACTTGCCAGGGAACTTTGCTTCAGACAGTACAAAAGGAAGGCGCCGTTGCAGGGTTTGTTCCCAGAGAACACCTGTTTTTTGTAAGACTTGTTCGGCAGCATTGTGCTTTCAGCCAAAGCGTGACTGCTTTGCTGTTTGGCATGACCAGCACTGACTAAACAGGACTTATTGTTTGCAGTAGACAACAGCACTGTTgcctttgtttttgtgtgtgtgtgtttttatatagtACTTATATtgcttattgttttatttactgttgcaAAGAAGTttagttatttaatattttattttattttattatatttgtaatCATTCTGTTGCACTAATAAATCACTTAGATAAAGTCGTATGATTctgcatattattttataattgaaaAAGCATGGAGCAGTATATTATGACGACTAAAATAGCTTCCAGTACTTCATAACATTTGATTACCAGGTTGCTTTTTGAAGTATCCAATAGGTTTCTTGGCACCCGGACATATGCTTAGAAAAAAGCTTGCAGAAACCCCATTTTTCATGATATCTTCctcaaatttgaaataaaaactgtCAAGACTTGTGGCTTTCAATACTTTAcctaattattttaatatgtttttacatGAAATAGTAAAATGTTCAATGTAGTACAAATTTTTTTCAAGACACTCCAACTTCTATAACTATTTGTTTGTGTAAGTTATTTTCAAATTTAACATTTGGGTAATAAACTCTAAATTGTCttcttttttaaagatgtctaaATTGTGCATGTAGTGCAAATTGTTTAGCAACTGCAGTTGTTTTAGTTCTGGGGATGTCATTTCTAGGGATGTGCCTCAGGCAGGGGGAGGGAGAAAGGCAACAGACATAGTCTTGGAAAAAAGTTAGCAGGAAGCCCATTTTTCATAATATCTTCCtcaaatttgaaatataaactgaTGAGACTTGTGGCTTTCAATTCTTTACCTATCTAGATTCCTCCAGGcctattttcatatatttgtatatgaaacaacaacaaaaaattttttagcgaatattatttttgccggatttcaacatttataaattttgtATCTGTTAGAGCATTATCAACTCTGATTATTTGTTAGTAGAATGCCAAGTGTCTTCTTTCCAAAGATACCTTAATTGTGCATGTAGCACACTGTTGTCAGgagttataattattttaattcatgtaGGTCATTTTCAGCTGTGAACCCCCAAATGGGGGTGCAGGTTAACaggttaaaatataatgtatttttgtgatgcaaagagtctgactataagtttttagtttaaaagaagcacatttggagaaatattgatggattctcatacagtgtgtgcagaattattaggcaagttgattttctgatcatatttttttcccaagcacattttaccaattccaatccacatcaatcttaataactactattaatattgtttttaatcatttataagtgatataattgttcatgaaggctggaaatgaaaaatgccttatatttaggtgtgcagaattattaggcaggttttcttttacaggcaaaatgagccaaaaaagagatttaactcagactgaaaagtcaaaaattattaaatactcatgagaaggacgcaatactaatgcaatattagaaattgcaaagttaaagcatgaccaagggacagcaaaatgctcattgggtcagcggggtcagacaaaaacaggtggaaaagaaaagacacatgttaactgcaaaataattaagaattaaggtgaagaattaagtgtgaaaccatcaggaaccctttagtctccagcgccaccattttccagaactgcaacctacctggagtctccagaagtgcaaggtctcaggatctcagagacttaggttagctaaagaatcctaaaaaatgacccgcacttgataagaatcacaagctgaagtgttataaaatacatgaagactgggtttttataggccttatagacagacagcttgagagtgactcctgatggaccagcaccacatcctcttgtaccactgtttgaagaatttatccagaatctggcagtaaggtgtttgagttcacttttagtccatctcttatcctgaaatgtctgtcttgcagagatggactaaaaatgatcttccaaaacttactgccagattctggaagataaattcttcaaacagtggtacaagaggatgtggtgctggtccttcaggagtcactctcaagctgtctgtttataaggcctataaaaacccagtcttcatgtattttataacacttcagcttgtgattcttatcaagtgcgggtcattttttaggattctttagctaacctaagtctctgagatcctgagaccttgcacttctggagactccaggtaggttgcagttctggaaaatggtggcgctggagactaaagggttcctgatggtttcacacttaattcttaattattttgctgttaacatgtgtcttttcttttccacctgtttctgtctgaccccgctgacccaatgagcattttgctgtcccttggtcatgctttaactttgcaatttctagtattgcattagtattgcgtccttctcatgagtatttaataatttttgacttttcagtctgagttaaatctcttttttggctcattttgcctgtaaaagaaaacctgcctaataattctgcacacctgaatataaggcatttttcatttccagccttcatgaacaattatatatcacttataaatgattaaaaacaatattaatagtagttattaagattgatgtggattggaattggtaaaatgtgcttggaaaaaaaaatatgatcagaaaatcaacttgcctaataattctgtacACAgtgtatgtttatgtcaattttctatacagatttTATTCTATACAGAGTTTATtctatattcattgtcattactatgagcgctggtgttttcaattcatacttgcagccggagggcgctctgtacacctttagtccacaaattattctaaagaagaagaggacatttcaggaatggggttttcaattcatacttgcagccggagggcgctctctgtgcacatttagtccacaaattattctaaaggaGAAGAGGACATATCAGGAACTAACGGtatgtagggctgggcgatatatcgcatgcgattctcacgcgcatttcgtcagtaaagccggttccctgattacctctaaatcgccatcacctgctttcaaatggagcgccttttaatagacagagccgtagttcactgataagccacgcaaaatcgggttcattatcgaagtcgattcatcttcgatactgaacgcgattttgcgtggcttctccgtgaactacggctttgtctattaaaaggcgctccatttgaaagcaggtgatggcgatttagcggtaatcagggaaccggctttactgacgaaatgcgcgtgagaatcgcatgcgatatatcgcccagccctaacggtatgtcttccagaggtcgttaaccatggcttttacatacagataaacacttttcaagacaataaatacatgattgagacgatgtatgcctgtattgcctctgaatagcgctggctccgtgggcgtggccgcattagcgggtaatgagctgaatcacggacttctgacatggctctcttttcatacagattacataaacacagaatttttgttttcgatttgacttgcacgatttaaaacctgacatttcaacgtttcttttgacataagtctaatttttttgtcattagtattcactaagttacagttcattttctgagaactatcagattggacttcattcagagggagacgagagatcacgcatcatgttagttttctttattttgcaaaaagcacaacattttgtttttactctgagtgtacacaaataaaagaagacattctatagtttcaattgatatattacttatgtctctatgacaaaaaatgacggagtattttaagtctgttttgctgcaatgtgaaaaaaaactgcaaaacgcgccggcacattttcagacctcagggagttaatatacatttatttaatattatagaCTTTTTTATAGAGACAAAGTACATACTGTGATAAACTGGCAAGGAGACAAGAGGCTTTTTTGAGTGGATGCCAATGGAGCCCTTacgaaaatgtatttatttcaaagtatacttaaaataaatacttattttaatctaagtatatattttaagtatactttatgtagtaagtataccAATATCAACATACCAGTagtaaacttaaaaattgtACAATTTGGGACTAAGTAGGCCcactttttattatataaaagtatacatttaagtgtactataagtgtaacagtaATAAACCTTAAGAATGAGTTCACAACTAagtttctcatttgtactgcatctgtatTATAAGTGAACTTATAAgtatactagtagtttactattttaatacttgTTATACATTTTTTGTCAATGAAAGTATATTTTGAAGTGTACTCTCAGTAAACTGGTTTATACTGCTACAAGTTTTGTTAAGGACTTGAACTAGGATTGTGTTCTAAGGTGGTTCTAATGGTCTCTAGCCTTCCTTTTGGTGTGTCAATCAGAACACAGGAATGGATCAGCGCAATCACATTAAATCAAATGGGTTTATTGAACACTGAAGATGTTCATGAAGAGGTACATGAGTGGGAGGTTGAGAATTTTTGGGTAGGTGGGTGGTAGGCTACTACAATGAAACAAATAAAGACATAATCAGCAACATGTCTTGActgttatataaattaaatcacATTACACCTGTAATTATACTATAAAATGTTAGAGTATACATAACTACAGTATAGAGTAACTTTCTGTGCAAAAATACAATATGGCGCTGTCATTTTTTATGTAAGCATAATCAGCCCGTTGAAACCAAAAGTGTCCGTATACTGGCAATAAATATCACCCAATGCACTATACAGTACTCCCATATAAACTTGACATGAATAACTCTCAGTTTCACAATTTCACACTTACAAAAAAGTCAGGAAAATTAATTGGtaaaaatatttgatattatttgatatttgggattctggaaactgttgaggatccttgggtgagtttgactgtgattatatataGGCCTGAACtgccgattgggtagatatgttaattacagattgttgacagctggttgagataACATAATGATTAAGATGACAAAGGGGTCCGTCCTTTtttgccacaaagaagaaactggaagcagcaggggaagttgATGGTCGGATGTAGCCTTGCGCCAGCGatgggagttcaatactcactgcgatcaGACGGGTAAGCGCCCGCTGACGGTGGGGAGGATGTTTAGTAATTTTATATTGGGGACTTTTGCGGTGTCCGAcaggagttcaatactcactgcaaTCAGACGGGTAAGCCCCTGTTGGCATGGGGtgaatgtttagttattttagattgggAGGGTTCTAGcagcatccgacgggagttcaatactcactgtgGCTCTTGCGGTGTCCAACaggagttcaatactcgcagCAATCGGACAGGTAAGCCCCCGCTGGCAGTGAGGTTAGCGTTAGTTATTTTGGATTGGGAGGCTCTCATTGCGTCCGatgggagttcaatactcgctaCGATTAGACGGGTAAGCCCCTGCTGGCATAAACGCAAAATGTTTAGCTATTTTCGACTGGGAGGGCTCTCGCGCCGTctgacgggagttcaatacttgCAGCGATCAGACAGATAAGCCCAACCATAGATGAACGAAAATAGAAAATGTATACTGGTTCAAGGTTCTTatgggagttcaatactcatgGTGTCAGACTGAGGTTTGACTGATTTGACTGGGTGGTTTGAATCATCATCGACGTTTGAAGACCGGGAGATTTCTTGCAACATTGGATCGAGTTTAGGCAGGGCTGGGCTCCTGCGGGAACGGGGGAGACATCAGTTTGATGTATTTCTTAAAAGCTTTTTATGACCAGTGACCATGTTTACATCTGATGCTGGGAAAGGCCTTAttgagcagctgtggttgcTGCTCCTATGGGGAACGAATGACTGGAACAGTGGTCTGCTGGGAGCTTGGAGGTTCTTAATGCTGTTTATATGAGatataaataatgtaatgttGAGAAGAGAAAATCGGGAAAGGCAGGGTGGAGGAATGGCTGGGACCGAGGCCGCTTGCGGAGGCTGCCTCATGCTCAGGCTGCTTCATGCTCAGGCTGGCCCCTGGAACCTATGGAGAAACGGGTAGGGTAGAAAAAGAGGGAAGCTGGGGAAAAGAATAAGGCATCTGGGCACGCACCACTAGTGGAGGCAGCCTCACACTCGGGTCAGTCCCTGGAGCCTGGGGAGGAACAAGaagtgtagaaaagagggaagctgGGAGTAAAATAAGGCATCTGGGCCTGCACCGCTAGTGAAGGCAGCCTCATGCTAAGGTCTGTGGTTGAGCTGTAGACCAAAGACAAAAAGAGAGTGAGACTGATGACCGGGCCTGCACTATTAGTGAAGACATTATGCTAACATCTACAGGCCCCAGACAATGGATAGGGTAAGAGACGGTCGGATGGAATGGCTGAAA is a window of Megalobrama amblycephala isolate DHTTF-2021 linkage group LG6, ASM1881202v1, whole genome shotgun sequence DNA encoding:
- the LOC125269564 gene encoding DLA class II histocompatibility antigen, DR-1 beta chain-like yields the protein MSLLKHLSCHLILTQAIFLGADSDNDYYSARWSKCIYSFPDLRDMVMVSNFYFNKYLIIQFNSTVGRFVGFTEYGVSVAEQWNNGSILQVTRTYVDSECRANIITRDPAVRDKAVKPKVKLSLVKPAGGSHPAVLMCSAYEFYPPHIKVSWLRDGKQVTSDVTSVMEMADGDWYYQIHSELAYISKPGEKISCMVEHVSSAQRIIKDWGKRR